Proteins from a genomic interval of Neodiprion lecontei isolate iyNeoLeco1 chromosome 2, iyNeoLeco1.1, whole genome shotgun sequence:
- the LOC107221254 gene encoding arf-GAP domain and FG repeat-containing protein 1 isoform X1, whose product MASAKRKQDEKNLKILRELVSQPGNKECFDCRQRGPTYVNMTIGSFVCTSCSGMLRGLTPPHRVKSISMATFIPEEIEYIKERGNDYCRRIWLGLADPPTPKILDIKDEEKMKDLMISKYELKRYYLDPSILKRSRIHKSPTTSAKSNETAIPRVPQPGTTTPISSQAQKTKKSEPVKTKAFNVDFGADFSQVPDPFSAATPTLQFNQQFTPQPSFANFDNNPVFNSPKSTDSSFSSNEVTGSFANFNGITKPPSEDRYAALKDLDSLMKQTQLKEEPVIPPTSVWDSNNITNTNQIWGGNNQTTNVISNPFTSENAWQPTVNSVNNNNNSQPMDNACNSVNPFRTIQFSSNNAEQQWFGVGLPGNGDVVSSSQLMTPFSSKAWQPKVTSYHANPFMVGSGVGTTTRNTNNPFL is encoded by the exons ATGGCGTCAGCGAAGAGAAAGCAGGACGAAAAGAACTTGAAAATATTACGGGAGCTCGTTTCACAGCCAGGGAACAAAGAATGTTTCGATTGTCGACAAAGAGGCCCCACCTACGTAAATATGACAATCGGTTCCTTCGTCTGTACGTCATGTTCTGGCATGTT GAGAGGACTAACTCCACCCCACCGAGTAAAGTCAATTTCCATGGCGACATTTATACCTGAGGAAATTGAATATATTAAAGAACGAGGGAATGATTATTGTCGAAGAATTTGGCTTGGTTTGGCAGACCCACCAACTCCGAAAATCTTAGACATAAAAGATGAAGAGAAGATGAAAGATCTAATGATTTCAAAGTATGAACTGAAACGGTATTATTTAGATCCATCTATTCTGAAGAGGTCTCGAATTCACAAATCGCCAACGACCAGTGCAAAATCTAATGAAACGGCAATACCACGAGTTCCTCAACCAGGGACAACAACTCCAATCTCCTCACAAGctcagaaaacaaaaaaatcagaacCTGTGAAGACGAAGGCATTTAATGTAGACTTTGGTGCAGACTTCAGTCAAGTTCCAGATCCGTTTTCAGCTGCTACACCCACTTTACAATTCAATCAACAATTCACACCTCAGCCGAGCTTTGCCAATTTTGATAATAATCCTGTCTTCAATTCTCCTAAAA GTACGGACTCCTCATTCTCTTCTAACGAAGTGACAGGATCGTTTGCAAATTTCAATGGTATAACCAAACCACCATCGGAAGATCGTTATGCCGCTCTCAAAGATTTGGACTCTCTAATGAAGCAAACGCAATTGAAAGAGGAGCCGGTGATTCCGCCGACATCTGTATGGGACTCCAACAATATAACCA ATACGAATCAAATTTGGGGAGGCAATAACCAAACAACAAATGTAATTTCAAATCCGTTCACTAGCGAAAATGCTTGGCAGCCAACGGTAAATAgcgtaaataataataacaattcgCAACCCATGGACAATGCGTGCAATTCAGTCAATCCCTTCAGGACAATCCAATTCTCTTCAAATAATG CAGAGCAGCAATGGTTTGGAGTTGGATTACCTGGTAATGGTGACGTAGTTTCGTCTAGTCAGTTGATGACGCCGTTTTCGAGCAAAGCATGGCAACCAAAAGTGACTTCCTATCACGCAAATCCATTCATG gtGGGATCCGGAGTTGGCACGACAACAAGAAATACGAACAATCCTTTCTTATGA
- the LOC107221253 gene encoding serine/Arginine-related protein 53 isoform X1 yields the protein MAKYSSDSDTDRSSRHHRKHHARSRSTSSSSSDSSSYRKKSKHVKGKRRHRSRSRSRDKERSSKSYKLSRASSRDRDRRRYQPRRSKSYSPDRIKKKIRSVSREASTSRSSSSQSNVKSVGAEKLQPLAVKGIMRTDTPDDFPIEPRIKEAILDEINSDKFVPKQFSSSVQSRQTKSSNIVIDITADTIKLPTIVMLTDSSNNIFHTSIMCDNEVRFDKWVKKLYTLRQKAIADSAHSSVT from the exons ATGGCTAAATATTCGAGTGATTCGGATACGGATAGAAGCAGTAGGCATCATAGAAAGCATCACGCAAGATCcag GTCCACGAGTTCAAGTTCTAGCGACAGTTCATCTTATCGCAAAAAGTCCAAGCATGTGAAGGGTAAGCGACGTCACCGCTCTCGCTCCCGGAGCAGAGACAAGGAAAGATCGTCAAAATCCTACAAGTTGTCAAGAGCAAGCTCTAGGGATAGAGACCGGCGACGTTATCAGCCCAGGAGATCTAAATCTTATTCACCTGatagaatcaaaaaaaaaatacgatctGTATCAAGGGAGGCATCGACTAGTCGCTCCAGTAGTTCTCAGTCAAATGTGAAGTCTGTTGGCGCGGAAAAATTACAGCCGTTGGCTGTTAAAGGTATAATGAGAACTGATACACCGg ATGATTTCCCAATTGAGCCAAGGATCAAGGAAGCTATACTGGATGAaataaattcagataaatttGTACCTAAGCAGTTCTCCTCGTCAGTTCAAAGTAGACAGACCAAATCAAGCAATATTGTTATCGATATTACAGCAGATACCATAAAACTCCCAACCATTGTTATGCTGACTGATTCatcgaacaatatttttcacacatcg ATAATGTGTGACAATGAGGTCAGATTCGACAAATGGGTGAAGAAATTATATACTTTACGTCAAAAGGCGATTGCAGATTCAGCTCACAGTAGTGTTACTTGA
- the LOC107221254 gene encoding arf-GAP domain and FG repeat-containing protein 1 isoform X3, which yields MASAKRKQDEKNLKILRELVSQPGNKECFDCRQRGPTYVNMTIGSFVCTSCSGMLRGLTPPHRVKSISMATFIPEEIEYIKERGNDYCRRIWLGLADPPTPKILDIKDEEKMKDLMISKYELKRYYLDPSILKRSRIHKSPTTSAKSNETAIPRVPQPGTTTPISSQAQKTKKSEPVKTKAFNVDFGADFSQVPDPFSAATPTLQFNQQFTPQPSFANFDNNPVFNSPKSTDSSFSSNEVTGSFANFNGITKPPSEDRYAALKDLDSLMKQTQLKEEPVIPPTSVWDSNNITNTNQIWGGNNQTTNVISNPFTSENAWQPTVNSVNNNNNSQPMDNACNSVNPFRTIQFSSNNVSFYSK from the exons ATGGCGTCAGCGAAGAGAAAGCAGGACGAAAAGAACTTGAAAATATTACGGGAGCTCGTTTCACAGCCAGGGAACAAAGAATGTTTCGATTGTCGACAAAGAGGCCCCACCTACGTAAATATGACAATCGGTTCCTTCGTCTGTACGTCATGTTCTGGCATGTT GAGAGGACTAACTCCACCCCACCGAGTAAAGTCAATTTCCATGGCGACATTTATACCTGAGGAAATTGAATATATTAAAGAACGAGGGAATGATTATTGTCGAAGAATTTGGCTTGGTTTGGCAGACCCACCAACTCCGAAAATCTTAGACATAAAAGATGAAGAGAAGATGAAAGATCTAATGATTTCAAAGTATGAACTGAAACGGTATTATTTAGATCCATCTATTCTGAAGAGGTCTCGAATTCACAAATCGCCAACGACCAGTGCAAAATCTAATGAAACGGCAATACCACGAGTTCCTCAACCAGGGACAACAACTCCAATCTCCTCACAAGctcagaaaacaaaaaaatcagaacCTGTGAAGACGAAGGCATTTAATGTAGACTTTGGTGCAGACTTCAGTCAAGTTCCAGATCCGTTTTCAGCTGCTACACCCACTTTACAATTCAATCAACAATTCACACCTCAGCCGAGCTTTGCCAATTTTGATAATAATCCTGTCTTCAATTCTCCTAAAA GTACGGACTCCTCATTCTCTTCTAACGAAGTGACAGGATCGTTTGCAAATTTCAATGGTATAACCAAACCACCATCGGAAGATCGTTATGCCGCTCTCAAAGATTTGGACTCTCTAATGAAGCAAACGCAATTGAAAGAGGAGCCGGTGATTCCGCCGACATCTGTATGGGACTCCAACAATATAACCA ATACGAATCAAATTTGGGGAGGCAATAACCAAACAACAAATGTAATTTCAAATCCGTTCACTAGCGAAAATGCTTGGCAGCCAACGGTAAATAgcgtaaataataataacaattcgCAACCCATGGACAATGCGTGCAATTCAGTCAATCCCTTCAGGACAATCCAATTCTCTTCAAATAATG TATCGTTTTATAGCAagtag
- the LOC107221250 gene encoding cytoplasmic protein NCK1, which translates to MAAMKHGKTSQDDVCYVVAKYDYGGQGAQELDLRKNERYLLLDDSKHWWRVQSARGQAGYVPSNYVKKEKPSLFDSIKKKVKKGSGSKTLPSSNSPSRAVESPTMARRLPADPSEAIGTAVVKYNYQAQQADELSLVKGTRILILEKSNDGWWRGQSGTQAGWFPSNYTQEEGDADDTLHTYAMAENVLDIVVALYSFSSNNDQELSFEKGDRLEILDRPPADPEWYKARNGQGQIGLVPRNYLQELSEYLTQPYRERGMTTSEIGAGDSLERRPDSGDRPHLVGKPWYYGRITRSQCDTLLNQHGQDGDFLIRDSETNMGDYSVSLKAPGRNKHFRVHVEGALYCIGQRKFHTLDQLVDHYQRAPIYTNRQGEKLFLVRPLPKGNPSSNGC; encoded by the exons ATGGCAGCCATGAAGCATG GCAAGACCAGTCAGGACGACGTGTGCTACGTCGTCGCCAAGTACGATTATGGGGGACAAGGAGCCCAAGAATTGGATCTTCGTAAAAATGAACGATACTTATTGCTCGACGACTCCAAACATTGGTGGAGAGTCCAGAGTGCCAGGGGTCAAGCTGGGTATGTTCCAAGTAATTACGTCAAGAAGGAAAAGCCATCTCTGTTTGacagtatcaaaaaaaaagtcaagaaAGGTTCAGGATCAAAAACGTTACCATCGAGTAACTCACCCTCAAGAGCGGTCGAGTCGCCAACCATGGCTCGAAGATTACCCGCAGATCCGAGTGAAGCAATTGGAACAGCagttgtaaaatataattatcaagCGCAGCAGGCAGATGAATTGTCATTGGTGAAAGGAACGCGGATTCTCATACTTGAGAAGAGTAATGACGGCTGGTGGAGAGGACAGAGTGGCACTCAGGCCGGTTGGTTTCCTTCAAATTATACTCAAGAAGAAGGAGATGCAGATGATACGTTGCACACTTATGCAATGGCAGAAAATGTGTTGGATATTGTTGTGGCTCTCTATTCATTTTCTTCCAACAATGATCAGGAGTTATCCTTTGAGAAAGGAGATCGTTTAGAAATCCTTGATCGTCCACCAGCTGATCCTGAATGGTACAAGGCTAGAAATGGCCAGGGACAAATTGGCTTGGTTCCTCGCAACTACTTACAAGAACTAAGTGAGTACTTGACACAACCTTACCGTGAGCGAGGAATGACAACCAGTGAAATTGGAGCTGGAGACTCATTGGAACGAAGGCCTGATTCAGGGGATAGACCCCATCTTGTTGGGAAGCCATGGTACTATGGAAGAATAACTCGATCTCAGTGCGACACTCTTCTAAATCAGCATGGTCAAGATGGGGATTTCCTCATTAGAGACAGTGAAACAAAC ATGGGAGATTACTCTGTATCACTCAAGGCACCAGGACGAAATAAACACTTCAGGGTACACGTGGAGGGTGCTTTGTATTGCATCGGGCAGCGGAAATTTCATACTCTCGATCAACTGGTGGATCATTACCAACGAGCTCCGATCTATACAAACAGACAAGgcgagaaattatttttagttcGTCCATTACCGAAAGGGAATCCTAGTAGCAATGGCTGCTAG
- the LOC107221251 gene encoding integral membrane protein 2C gives MTIITKAITEKKAADIVELPLVVDEIPPPGDVKDDPEGQYATLPRPTRYVLRCRQRAQRLNSLTTLCLFLTALLVMSIGVIGGVYIYKQYARVQMHRFRGWCDIPYYESNKAPYLKDALDNSQSLVSDPNNMEEDAAIFAEKTMELQNDIKNYLTERLEIDLENEDYEKIDVPILRGGRQGRYIHDFNTNKTGIIDVDGNRCFVMPLNRERVLPPRSLYDLVNKMYRGYYEVDTEVVRETMKVVTPRITDLSGLGPYIARECRNMPTYRLEKVVHSVDKRSVKDAPFVQFSGKDVWELAIENMDEIMAYEENSIK, from the exons ATGACGATAATCACTAAAGCCATCACTGAGAAGAAAGCTGCGGACATAGTGGAGCTACCATTGGTTGTGGACGAGATACCTCCA CCGGGGGACGTTAAGGATGATCCAGAGGGTCAATATGCTACACTTCCTCGACCTACACGATACGTTTTGCGTTGTCGTCAAAGAGCACAGAGACTGAATTCACTGACAACGCTGTGCTTGTTTCTCACTGCTCTTCTTGTTATGAGCATTGGAGTAATCGGTGGTGTCTACATATACAAGCAATATGCAAGAGTTCAAATGCACAGATTCCGTGGATGGTGTGACATTCCATATTATGAATCTAACAAAGCACCTTACCTGAAAGATGCTTTGGATAATTCTCAATCTTTGGTCTCTGACCCTAACAATATGGAGGAGGATGCTGCtatttttgctgaaaaaacCATGGAGCTCCAAAACGACATAAAAAACTACTTGACAGAAAGACTGGAAATCGATCTTGAAAACGAAGATTACGAGAAGATCGATGTCCCCATTCTACGTGGTGGCCGTCAAGGACGATATATTCATGACTTTAACACA AACAAAACAGGAATTATTGATGTGGACGGTAACCGCTGCTTTGTTATGCCGTTGAATCGTGAGCGAGTTCTACCTCCACGAAGTTTGTACGATCTTGTGAACAAAATGTACAGAG GATACTACGAAGTTGACACTGAAGTTGTTCGTGAAACAATGAAAGTTGTTACTCCTCGTATAACCGATCTGTCTGGCTTAGGACCTTATATAGCTCGAGAATGCCGTAACATGCCAACATACAGATTAGAGAAAGTTGTTCACAGTG TTGACAAAAGGAGCGTGAAGGATGCACCTTTTGTCCAGTTCTCAGGAAAAGATGTATGGGAACTGGCTATCGAAAATATGGATGAAATTATGGCAtatgaagaaaattcaattaaatag
- the LOC107221254 gene encoding arf-GAP domain and FG repeat-containing protein 1 isoform X2, with translation MASAKRKQDEKNLKILRELVSQPGNKECFDCRQRGPTYVNMTIGSFVCTSCSGMLRGLTPPHRVKSISMATFIPEEIEYIKERGNDYCRRIWLGLADPPTPKILDIKDEEKMKDLMISKYELKRYYLDPSILKRSRIHKSPTTSAKSNETAIPRVPQPGTTTPISSQAQKTKKSEPVKTKAFNVDFGADFSQVPDPFSAATPTLQFNQQFTPQPSFANFDNNPVFNSPKSTDSSFSSNEVTGSFANFNGITKPPSEDRYAALKDLDSLMKQTQLKEEPVIPPTSVWDSNNITNTNQIWGGNNQTTNVISNPFTSENAWQPTVNSVNNNNNSQPMDNACNSVNPFRTIQFSSNNEQQWFGVGLPGNGDVVSSSQLMTPFSSKAWQPKVTSYHANPFMVGSGVGTTTRNTNNPFL, from the exons ATGGCGTCAGCGAAGAGAAAGCAGGACGAAAAGAACTTGAAAATATTACGGGAGCTCGTTTCACAGCCAGGGAACAAAGAATGTTTCGATTGTCGACAAAGAGGCCCCACCTACGTAAATATGACAATCGGTTCCTTCGTCTGTACGTCATGTTCTGGCATGTT GAGAGGACTAACTCCACCCCACCGAGTAAAGTCAATTTCCATGGCGACATTTATACCTGAGGAAATTGAATATATTAAAGAACGAGGGAATGATTATTGTCGAAGAATTTGGCTTGGTTTGGCAGACCCACCAACTCCGAAAATCTTAGACATAAAAGATGAAGAGAAGATGAAAGATCTAATGATTTCAAAGTATGAACTGAAACGGTATTATTTAGATCCATCTATTCTGAAGAGGTCTCGAATTCACAAATCGCCAACGACCAGTGCAAAATCTAATGAAACGGCAATACCACGAGTTCCTCAACCAGGGACAACAACTCCAATCTCCTCACAAGctcagaaaacaaaaaaatcagaacCTGTGAAGACGAAGGCATTTAATGTAGACTTTGGTGCAGACTTCAGTCAAGTTCCAGATCCGTTTTCAGCTGCTACACCCACTTTACAATTCAATCAACAATTCACACCTCAGCCGAGCTTTGCCAATTTTGATAATAATCCTGTCTTCAATTCTCCTAAAA GTACGGACTCCTCATTCTCTTCTAACGAAGTGACAGGATCGTTTGCAAATTTCAATGGTATAACCAAACCACCATCGGAAGATCGTTATGCCGCTCTCAAAGATTTGGACTCTCTAATGAAGCAAACGCAATTGAAAGAGGAGCCGGTGATTCCGCCGACATCTGTATGGGACTCCAACAATATAACCA ATACGAATCAAATTTGGGGAGGCAATAACCAAACAACAAATGTAATTTCAAATCCGTTCACTAGCGAAAATGCTTGGCAGCCAACGGTAAATAgcgtaaataataataacaattcgCAACCCATGGACAATGCGTGCAATTCAGTCAATCCCTTCAGGACAATCCAATTCTCTTCAAATAATG AGCAGCAATGGTTTGGAGTTGGATTACCTGGTAATGGTGACGTAGTTTCGTCTAGTCAGTTGATGACGCCGTTTTCGAGCAAAGCATGGCAACCAAAAGTGACTTCCTATCACGCAAATCCATTCATG gtGGGATCCGGAGTTGGCACGACAACAAGAAATACGAACAATCCTTTCTTATGA
- the LOC107221253 gene encoding serine/Arginine-related protein 53 isoform X2, with product MAKYSSDSDTDRSSRHHRKHHARSRSTSSSSSDSSSYRKKSKHVKGKRRHRSRSRSRDKERSSKSYKLSRASSRDRDRRRYQPRRSKSYSPDRIKKKIRSVSREASTSRSSSSQSNVKSVGAEKLQPLAVKDDFPIEPRIKEAILDEINSDKFVPKQFSSSVQSRQTKSSNIVIDITADTIKLPTIVMLTDSSNNIFHTSIMCDNEVRFDKWVKKLYTLRQKAIADSAHSSVT from the exons ATGGCTAAATATTCGAGTGATTCGGATACGGATAGAAGCAGTAGGCATCATAGAAAGCATCACGCAAGATCcag GTCCACGAGTTCAAGTTCTAGCGACAGTTCATCTTATCGCAAAAAGTCCAAGCATGTGAAGGGTAAGCGACGTCACCGCTCTCGCTCCCGGAGCAGAGACAAGGAAAGATCGTCAAAATCCTACAAGTTGTCAAGAGCAAGCTCTAGGGATAGAGACCGGCGACGTTATCAGCCCAGGAGATCTAAATCTTATTCACCTGatagaatcaaaaaaaaaatacgatctGTATCAAGGGAGGCATCGACTAGTCGCTCCAGTAGTTCTCAGTCAAATGTGAAGTCTGTTGGCGCGGAAAAATTACAGCCGTTGGCTGTTAAAG ATGATTTCCCAATTGAGCCAAGGATCAAGGAAGCTATACTGGATGAaataaattcagataaatttGTACCTAAGCAGTTCTCCTCGTCAGTTCAAAGTAGACAGACCAAATCAAGCAATATTGTTATCGATATTACAGCAGATACCATAAAACTCCCAACCATTGTTATGCTGACTGATTCatcgaacaatatttttcacacatcg ATAATGTGTGACAATGAGGTCAGATTCGACAAATGGGTGAAGAAATTATATACTTTACGTCAAAAGGCGATTGCAGATTCAGCTCACAGTAGTGTTACTTGA